Proteins from one Congzhengia minquanensis genomic window:
- the rpoB gene encoding DNA-directed RNA polymerase subunit beta gives MVHPIQLGRNQRMSYAKIDEVLEMPNLIEVQKNSYNWFLEEGLKEVLRDISPITDYTGNLILEFIDYKLETNRIKYSVEECKERDTNYAAPLKAKVRLINKETGEVKEQEIFMGDFPLMTEQGTFIINGAERVIVSQLVRSPGIYYAMEHDKTGKELYSSTVIPYRGAWLEYENDVNDVLSVRIDRTRKIPITVLIRALGVETDGEILDLFGETEALLNTLEKSSAIQSSDDALIEIYKKLRPGEPPTVESSKSLLFGLLFDPKRYDLAGVGRYKFNKKLAISARIANQVAKEPIANPETGEVMIDAGQFISRTAAEDIEKAGVNRVILDVNGAPVVVFSNGMVDLNDYISFDASDITHEKVSKKVLDEILENFESEEEIKDQLQRRLDELVPKHIIIDDIMASINYQIGLLYGIGTTDDIDHLGNRRLRCVGELLQNQFRIGLSRMERVVRERMTIQDLDIVTPQVLINIRPIVATIKEFFGSSQLSQFMDQLNPLSELTHKRRLSALGPGGLSRERAGFEVRDVHYSHYSRMCPIETPEGPNIGLISSLATYARINEHGFIEAPYRKVDKEKGIVTDVIEYMTADVEDEYIVAQANEPLDEEGHFLTKKATVRYRDEILEVEVGKVDYMDVSPKQVVSVATAMIPFLENDDANRALMGANMQRQAVPLLRTDSPIVGTGMEFQAARDSGVVVLAKEDGVVSKVSADEIVIKEDNGNSHKYKLIKFTRSNQGTCINQKPIVSAGEKVKKGDIIADGPSTNNGEIALGRNILIGFMTWEGYNYEDAMLINEKLVRDDILTSIHIEEYECEARDTKLGAEEITRDIPNVGEDALKDLNERGIIRVGAEVRSGDILVGKVTPKGETELTAEERLLRAIFGEKAREVRDTSLRVPHGEAGIIVDVITFDRDKGDELPPGVNQLVRCYIAQKRKISVGDKMAGRHGNKGVISRILPEEDMPFLPDGTPLEIVLNPLGVPSRMNIGQVLEVHLGRAAKELGWKIATPVLDGATEEDIMATLIEAGLDTDGKTVLYDGRTGEPFDNRVTVGIMYILKLCHLVDDKIHARSTGPYSLVTQQPLGGKAQFGGQRFGEMEVWALEAYGAAYTLQEILTVKSDDIVGRVKTYEAIVKGDSVPQPGIPESFKVLIKELQSLCLDMRVLDEGGNEVTLKDSSEEEEEANLGMTVRDDKAFINLDMDDEEESTEEAEEELDGVDIEEDETLFIEEEEETVSEEDDFEDEFDDEDDDSGFFDDESDLL, from the coding sequence ATGGTACATCCGATTCAGTTGGGCAGAAATCAGAGAATGAGTTATGCCAAAATCGATGAGGTATTGGAAATGCCAAACCTGATTGAGGTGCAGAAAAACTCATATAACTGGTTCTTGGAGGAAGGCTTGAAAGAAGTCTTGCGCGACATCTCTCCCATCACCGATTATACAGGAAATCTGATTTTAGAGTTTATTGACTATAAACTTGAAACAAACAGAATCAAATATTCTGTGGAAGAGTGTAAGGAAAGAGACACAAATTATGCGGCACCGCTCAAAGCAAAGGTGCGTCTGATTAACAAGGAAACGGGTGAGGTCAAAGAACAGGAAATATTCATGGGTGATTTCCCGCTGATGACGGAACAGGGTACCTTTATTATCAACGGCGCTGAGAGGGTTATTGTCAGCCAGCTGGTGCGCTCGCCCGGAATTTATTATGCCATGGAGCATGATAAAACAGGAAAAGAGCTCTATTCCTCAACTGTAATTCCCTATCGGGGAGCCTGGCTTGAATATGAAAACGACGTAAACGATGTTTTGTCAGTGCGTATCGACAGAACAAGAAAAATTCCCATCACCGTGTTAATCCGGGCGCTGGGCGTTGAAACAGACGGCGAAATTCTGGATTTGTTTGGTGAAACCGAAGCTCTTTTAAATACATTGGAAAAAAGCAGTGCAATTCAGTCGTCAGACGATGCACTGATTGAAATTTATAAAAAGCTCCGCCCAGGGGAGCCTCCCACGGTGGAAAGCTCAAAAAGCCTGCTGTTTGGTCTGCTGTTTGACCCGAAACGTTACGATTTGGCCGGTGTTGGACGGTATAAGTTTAACAAAAAGCTTGCCATCAGCGCAAGAATTGCCAATCAGGTAGCCAAAGAACCCATTGCCAACCCCGAAACCGGCGAAGTGATGATTGACGCCGGGCAGTTTATTTCAAGGACTGCGGCTGAGGACATTGAAAAGGCCGGCGTGAACCGTGTTATTTTAGACGTAAACGGCGCACCCGTTGTTGTGTTCTCGAACGGCATGGTAGACCTTAACGATTATATCTCATTTGACGCTTCTGATATTACGCACGAAAAGGTCAGCAAAAAGGTTTTAGACGAAATATTAGAGAATTTTGAGTCGGAAGAAGAAATAAAAGACCAGCTGCAAAGAAGGCTCGACGAGCTGGTTCCGAAACATATTATTATCGACGATATTATGGCGTCCATCAACTATCAGATTGGACTGTTATACGGCATTGGAACAACCGACGACATTGACCATTTGGGCAACCGCCGGCTGCGCTGCGTGGGTGAGCTGCTGCAGAACCAGTTTAGAATTGGCCTTTCCAGAATGGAGCGTGTTGTCCGCGAGAGAATGACCATTCAGGACTTAGATATTGTAACGCCCCAGGTGCTGATTAATATCCGCCCCATTGTGGCAACCATAAAAGAATTTTTTGGCTCGTCCCAGTTGTCCCAGTTCATGGACCAGTTAAACCCGCTCTCTGAGCTGACACATAAAAGAAGGCTTTCGGCTTTGGGGCCGGGCGGTTTATCCCGTGAGCGTGCGGGCTTCGAGGTCCGCGATGTGCACTATTCCCACTATTCGAGAATGTGCCCCATTGAAACACCGGAAGGCCCGAACATCGGCCTGATTTCTTCCCTGGCAACCTATGCAAGAATTAATGAGCATGGGTTTATTGAAGCACCCTACAGAAAGGTTGACAAGGAAAAGGGCATTGTAACAGATGTGATTGAATATATGACGGCGGACGTAGAGGACGAATATATTGTAGCCCAGGCCAACGAACCGCTGGACGAGGAAGGGCATTTTCTGACGAAAAAGGCCACCGTCCGCTACCGCGATGAGATTTTGGAAGTGGAAGTTGGCAAGGTTGACTATATGGACGTATCGCCCAAACAGGTGGTTTCGGTTGCTACGGCCATGATACCATTTTTGGAAAACGACGACGCAAACCGTGCCTTAATGGGCGCCAACATGCAGCGCCAGGCGGTTCCGCTTCTGCGCACCGATTCCCCCATTGTGGGAACGGGTATGGAATTCCAGGCGGCAAGAGACTCCGGCGTGGTTGTTTTGGCAAAAGAAGACGGCGTGGTTTCTAAAGTAAGCGCCGACGAGATTGTAATTAAAGAAGATAACGGAAATTCTCATAAATATAAACTGATTAAATTTACCCGTTCCAACCAGGGAACCTGCATCAACCAAAAACCCATTGTTTCCGCTGGTGAAAAGGTGAAAAAGGGCGACATCATTGCAGACGGCCCGTCTACCAACAACGGCGAAATTGCACTGGGCCGCAACATTTTAATCGGTTTCATGACCTGGGAAGGTTATAACTACGAGGACGCAATGCTCATCAATGAAAAACTTGTTCGTGATGACATTTTAACCTCCATCCATATAGAAGAATATGAGTGCGAAGCACGAGACACCAAGCTGGGTGCGGAAGAAATTACCCGCGACATTCCCAACGTAGGCGAGGACGCACTAAAAGATTTAAATGAGCGCGGCATTATCCGCGTGGGTGCAGAAGTCCGTTCGGGTGACATTTTAGTGGGTAAGGTTACGCCAAAGGGCGAAACAGAGCTCACGGCGGAAGAACGTCTGCTCCGTGCAATTTTTGGCGAAAAAGCAAGGGAAGTGCGCGACACATCGCTGCGGGTTCCCCACGGCGAAGCAGGCATCATTGTAGATGTTATCACCTTTGACCGGGACAAGGGCGACGAGCTCCCCCCCGGCGTAAACCAGCTGGTTCGTTGCTATATTGCACAGAAACGTAAAATCTCCGTGGGCGACAAAATGGCTGGCCGCCACGGTAACAAGGGTGTTATCTCCAGAATTCTTCCGGAAGAAGACATGCCGTTTTTACCGGACGGCACACCTTTGGAAATTGTGTTAAACCCGCTGGGCGTTCCGTCCCGAATGAACATTGGTCAGGTTTTAGAGGTTCACCTGGGCCGCGCGGCCAAAGAGCTTGGCTGGAAAATTGCCACCCCTGTTTTAGACGGCGCCACAGAAGAAGATATTATGGCAACACTAATTGAGGCGGGGCTGGACACAGACGGCAAAACAGTGCTTTACGACGGCAGAACCGGCGAACCGTTTGATAACCGGGTAACCGTAGGCATTATGTATATCTTAAAATTGTGCCACTTGGTTGACGACAAAATCCACGCACGTTCCACCGGCCCATATTCATTGGTTACGCAGCAGCCTTTGGGCGGTAAAGCTCAGTTCGGCGGACAGCGGTTTGGTGAAATGGAAGTTTGGGCGCTGGAAGCTTACGGTGCGGCATATACATTGCAGGAAATTCTAACAGTGAAATCGGACGATATTGTTGGACGTGTGAAAACGTATGAGGCCATTGTGAAAGGAGACAGCGTTCCCCAGCCGGGAATTCCGGAATCGTTTAAGGTTTTGATTAAGGAACTTCAGAGCTTGTGTCTTGACATGAGGGTGTTAGACGAAGGCGGCAACGAGGTGACCTTGAAAGACTCCTCTGAGGAGGAAGAAGAGGCGAACCTGGGTATGACCGTAAGGGACGACAAAGCGTTTATCAACCTCGACATGGACGACGAGGAAGAAAGCACCGAGGAAGCGGAAGAGGAATTAGACGGTGTGGACATTGAGGAAGATGAAACCCTTTTCATTGAGGAAGAAGAGGAAACGGTAAGCGAAGAGGATGATTTTGAAGACGAGTTTGATGACGAAGATGATGATTCAGGCTTCTTCGACGACGAGTCGGATCTTTTGTAA
- a CDS encoding inositol monophosphatase family protein, producing the protein METLIKIVISVKDIILDRSQAGKITEKGAADFVTAVDLSVQNEIKQQLKIQFPEADFLGEEDKTSSFDRGKAVFVLDPVDGTTNLIHDYQMSAVSLALVENGIVTKGVVYNPFSEELFTAERGRGAYLNGIPIHVSGAASLSDALISIGTSPYEKERADKLFKLLKHVFLKAQDIRRSGSAALDLCFVAAGRTDGYFEQNLKPWDFAAGSLILQEAGGIITNFSGGDINIFSNCDILAATVGCHHEILKEIATIY; encoded by the coding sequence GTGGAAACATTAATTAAAATCGTCATTTCTGTGAAAGACATAATTTTAGACCGCAGCCAGGCCGGAAAAATTACAGAAAAAGGCGCAGCGGATTTTGTAACCGCTGTAGATTTGAGCGTGCAGAACGAAATTAAGCAACAGCTGAAAATACAGTTTCCTGAAGCTGACTTTTTAGGCGAGGAGGATAAAACCAGCTCATTTGACCGCGGCAAAGCGGTTTTTGTGTTAGACCCTGTAGACGGGACGACAAACCTCATTCACGACTATCAAATGAGTGCGGTGTCCTTAGCGCTTGTTGAAAACGGCATTGTCACAAAGGGTGTGGTTTATAATCCGTTTTCTGAAGAGCTGTTCACCGCAGAACGCGGCCGTGGGGCTTATTTGAACGGAATCCCCATTCACGTGTCCGGCGCCGCTTCGCTCTCAGATGCACTGATTTCCATAGGCACCTCCCCCTATGAAAAAGAGCGGGCGGACAAGCTGTTTAAATTATTGAAACATGTTTTTTTAAAAGCGCAGGATATACGCAGAAGCGGCAGTGCCGCCCTTGATTTATGCTTTGTTGCGGCAGGCCGCACAGACGGCTATTTCGAGCAAAACTTAAAGCCATGGGACTTTGCCGCAGGTTCTTTAATTTTGCAGGAAGCCGGTGGGATTATCACAAATTTTTCAGGCGGCGACATTAATATTTTTTCAAACTGTGATATTTTAGCGGCCACCGTAGGCTGTCACCATGAAATTTTGAAGGAAATTGCAACAATTTATTAA
- a CDS encoding stalk domain-containing protein, translating to MKKFILALVFLLLSSTMFENSRTVANANDTLFETPVCLTVNGNYIKSDTPGYLEGGYTMVPIRAVTEALRADRIDWNEKSSTATITRKNTTIVLKKNNKTAVVNGKNVTMDTASVIKADRFYVPVRFVAETLSTKVGWNASTYTVNITAQGVTVPASMIGDRGYTDNDIYWLSRIVNAESQGEPMIGKIAVANVVLNRVKSPLFANNIYDVIFDRNYGVQFTPILNGTIYNTPLGDSVVAAKRALRGENYASESLYFLNPRIATSSWIINNRTFFRRIGNHDFYL from the coding sequence ATGAAGAAATTTATTCTTGCGCTTGTTTTCCTTCTATTGTCCAGCACAATGTTTGAAAATTCAAGAACAGTTGCGAATGCAAACGACACACTGTTTGAGACGCCCGTTTGTCTGACCGTGAACGGAAACTATATAAAATCTGACACCCCCGGCTACTTGGAGGGGGGCTACACAATGGTGCCCATCCGCGCCGTAACCGAAGCCCTGCGGGCAGACAGAATTGACTGGAATGAGAAATCATCTACTGCAACCATCACACGGAAAAATACAACAATCGTGTTAAAGAAAAATAACAAAACAGCGGTGGTAAACGGAAAAAATGTGACAATGGACACGGCGTCTGTCATTAAGGCCGACCGGTTTTATGTTCCGGTGCGGTTTGTGGCGGAAACACTGAGCACAAAGGTGGGCTGGAATGCCTCCACCTATACGGTGAACATTACGGCGCAGGGCGTTACGGTGCCCGCCTCCATGATTGGGGACAGGGGATATACCGACAACGACATTTACTGGCTTTCCAGAATTGTGAACGCCGAAAGCCAGGGAGAACCCATGATTGGAAAAATTGCTGTGGCAAATGTGGTATTAAACCGTGTGAAAAGCCCGCTTTTTGCAAATAACATTTATGATGTAATTTTTGACAGGAATTACGGCGTTCAGTTCACCCCCATTTTGAACGGCACAATTTACAATACGCCATTGGGTGACAGCGTTGTTGCCGCGAAGCGCGCTTTGCGTGGTGAAAACTATGCATCGGAAAGCCTGTATTTTTTAAATCCGAGAATTGCCACAAGCTCTTGGATTATTAACAACCGAACATTTTTCAGAAGAATCGGCAATCATGATTTTTATCTATAA
- the htpG gene encoding molecular chaperone HtpG, translating into MAKKAFKSESKRLLDMMIHSIYTHKEIFLRELVSNASDSIDKLYYIALTDDNITFNKDDYYIRIETDEKNRTLTISDTGIGMSKEELEENLGTIAKSGSFDFKSDLEHEEDHDIIGQFGVGFYSAFMVADKVTVISKKYGEEDAYKWESEGADGYTVTKSAKDEVGTKIILTLKSNADEENYDEFLSEYTIRRIIKKYSDYIRYPIKMMVKKSRPKPGTEGEGKTPEYEDYFEDETLNSMVPIWRKNKSELKDEDYNNFYKEKFFDYDNPAAVIHTSADGITSYKALMFLPARAPYDYYSKDFEKGLALYANGVLIMDKCADLLPDCFSFVKGLVDSADLSLNISREMLQHDRQLQIIAKNLQKKIKSELIKLMKDDRETYEKFYSGFGRQLKFSVYNEFGREKELVQDLILFYSIKEKKLVSLKEYIEKMPEDQKFIYYACGESNEKIEKLPQTELVKDKGYDILCFTDDIDEFAIKMLGKYEEKEFKSVSSGDLGFETEAKQEESEENKEIFLFMKDALGDKVKDVKASTRLKSHPVCITSGGELSIEMEKVLNSMPADQKVKAERVLEINVDHPVFEKIKELFASDKEKLKKYADILYGSALLIEGLTVDDPIEFSNNICELI; encoded by the coding sequence ATGGCGAAAAAAGCATTTAAGTCAGAGTCGAAGCGGCTTTTAGACATGATGATTCATTCCATCTACACTCATAAGGAAATTTTTCTGCGGGAATTAGTGTCCAATGCCAGTGACTCTATCGACAAACTCTATTATATCGCCCTGACGGACGACAACATTACCTTTAATAAGGATGATTATTATATCCGGATTGAAACAGACGAAAAAAACCGTACGCTGACCATTTCAGATACCGGTATCGGCATGTCCAAAGAAGAGCTGGAGGAGAATTTAGGAACCATTGCCAAAAGCGGTTCGTTTGATTTTAAATCCGATTTGGAGCATGAGGAAGACCACGATATTATCGGCCAGTTTGGCGTTGGCTTTTATTCCGCGTTCATGGTGGCAGACAAGGTTACTGTCATTAGTAAAAAATACGGCGAGGAAGACGCATACAAATGGGAGTCTGAGGGTGCCGACGGCTATACCGTGACCAAATCTGCAAAAGACGAGGTTGGAACCAAAATTATACTTACTTTAAAATCCAATGCCGACGAAGAAAATTACGACGAATTTTTAAGTGAATATACCATCAGGCGCATCATCAAAAAATATTCCGACTACATTCGTTACCCCATTAAAATGATGGTGAAGAAAAGTCGTCCAAAACCGGGAACAGAGGGCGAGGGCAAAACGCCGGAATATGAGGATTATTTTGAAGATGAAACCTTAAACTCCATGGTACCTATTTGGAGGAAAAATAAATCAGAGCTGAAGGACGAAGATTATAACAACTTTTATAAAGAAAAGTTTTTTGACTATGACAATCCTGCCGCTGTGATTCATACCAGCGCAGACGGCATTACCAGCTACAAGGCGCTGATGTTCCTGCCTGCCAGGGCGCCTTACGACTACTATTCAAAAGATTTTGAAAAGGGCCTTGCCCTTTACGCCAACGGCGTTTTAATTATGGACAAGTGTGCAGATTTACTTCCCGACTGTTTTAGCTTTGTGAAGGGACTTGTGGATTCTGCCGACCTCTCTTTGAATATTTCCAGGGAAATGCTGCAGCACGACCGTCAGCTTCAAATTATTGCAAAAAATTTGCAGAAAAAAATCAAGAGCGAGCTAATAAAGCTGATGAAAGACGACCGAGAAACGTATGAAAAGTTTTATTCCGGTTTTGGCCGCCAGCTAAAGTTCTCTGTTTATAACGAATTTGGCCGGGAGAAGGAGCTTGTTCAGGATTTAATTTTGTTCTATTCCATCAAAGAAAAGAAACTGGTTTCTTTAAAAGAATATATTGAAAAAATGCCGGAAGACCAGAAGTTCATTTACTATGCCTGTGGAGAAAGTAACGAAAAAATTGAAAAGCTGCCCCAGACAGAGCTGGTGAAAGACAAGGGATATGACATTCTCTGCTTTACCGACGATATTGACGAATTTGCAATTAAAATGTTGGGCAAATATGAAGAAAAAGAATTTAAATCGGTATCATCCGGTGATTTAGGCTTTGAAACAGAAGCAAAGCAGGAAGAAAGCGAAGAAAACAAAGAAATTTTTCTCTTTATGAAAGATGCATTGGGCGACAAAGTGAAAGACGTGAAAGCTTCAACCCGATTAAAATCTCACCCGGTGTGCATTACCAGCGGTGGCGAGCTTTCCATTGAAATGGAAAAGGTGCTTAATTCCATGCCGGCAGACCAAAAGGTGAAAGCAGAGCGGGTTCTGGAAATTAACGTTGACCACCCGGTGTTTGAAAAAATTAAGGAACTGTTTGCTTCTGACAAAGAGAAGCTCAAAAAATATGCCGACATTTTATATGGCAGCGCACTTCTCATTGAAGGCTTAACTGTGGACGACCCTATTGAATTTTCTAACAATATTTGTGAATTAATCTAA
- a CDS encoding DUF4446 family protein has translation MNILGNDVSTTLILTYAIYISVLSILIAIVSVVVAARTNGKLKRVLKDKAGKDITESIVSYYKKCNEIAGYFKSYEEKINYLERQDSACVKKIGLVKYDAFHENKSKLSFAVALLDERDTGFVLNGMYVRGQTVTYLKPVVEGLSDYELTEEEIEAINSARMQYEEKMKQK, from the coding sequence ATGAATATTTTGGGAAACGATGTGTCTACAACATTAATTTTAACCTATGCAATTTATATTTCTGTACTTTCCATTTTGATTGCCATTGTGAGTGTTGTTGTGGCGGCTCGGACAAACGGTAAACTGAAACGTGTTTTAAAGGACAAGGCAGGAAAGGATATTACGGAATCAATTGTTAGCTATTATAAAAAATGCAATGAAATTGCAGGATATTTTAAAAGCTACGAAGAAAAAATAAATTATTTGGAGCGGCAGGATTCCGCCTGTGTGAAAAAAATTGGTTTGGTAAAATATGACGCTTTTCATGAAAATAAATCGAAGTTAAGCTTTGCTGTGGCGCTGTTAGATGAACGGGACACGGGATTTGTATTAAATGGAATGTATGTCCGCGGGCAGACTGTGACCTATTTAAAGCCTGTTGTTGAAGGACTTTCCGATTATGAATTAACGGAAGAAGAAATTGAGGCCATTAACAGTGCAAGAATGCAGTATGAAGAAAAAATGAAACAAAAATAA
- a CDS encoding ParB/RepB/Spo0J family partition protein has protein sequence MAKRGLGRGLDALLSAESVVETTTEREKDVKIIKITQIEPNKTQPRSDFDEEKLNSLADSILEYGVLQPIVVKLNSNGFYTIIAGERRWRAARIAKLKEIPAIVKSFDEKSEKEVALIENLQRENLNAVEEALGIKELMDVYGLTQEDVSKKIGKSRSAVANSVRLLNLPDSIKAFIKDGVLSMGHARSILALENENLMNMVAEKIIQEDFSVRQTENYIKSLLVEKKTKTVSKAEEELIRYIKSLEESLSSDLGTKIRIVNKKNKGKIEIPYSSAEDFERIIQLIKK, from the coding sequence ATGGCAAAACGGGGACTTGGCAGAGGGTTAGACGCGCTGCTCAGCGCAGAAAGCGTTGTTGAAACTACTACAGAGCGGGAAAAAGATGTTAAAATTATTAAAATAACGCAGATTGAGCCGAACAAGACACAGCCGCGTTCTGATTTTGATGAGGAAAAGCTGAATAGCTTGGCAGACTCTATTTTAGAATATGGCGTATTGCAGCCAATTGTTGTAAAGCTGAATTCAAACGGATTTTATACGATTATTGCCGGAGAACGCAGATGGCGGGCGGCAAGAATTGCAAAGCTGAAAGAAATTCCTGCAATTGTGAAAAGCTTTGATGAAAAAAGTGAAAAAGAAGTAGCTCTCATTGAAAATTTACAGCGTGAGAATCTAAACGCAGTTGAAGAAGCATTGGGAATTAAAGAACTGATGGATGTTTATGGTCTGACGCAGGAGGACGTTTCAAAAAAAATCGGCAAAAGCCGGTCTGCAGTGGCAAACAGCGTGCGATTACTAAATTTGCCGGACAGTATTAAGGCGTTTATAAAAGATGGCGTACTTTCTATGGGACACGCAAGGTCGATTTTAGCTTTAGAGAATGAGAATCTCATGAATATGGTTGCAGAAAAAATTATTCAGGAAGATTTCAGCGTACGTCAGACGGAAAACTATATTAAGTCGCTTCTTGTTGAAAAAAAGACGAAAACAGTTTCAAAAGCGGAAGAAGAGCTGATTCGGTATATAAAAAGCCTGGAAGAATCTCTTTCTTCTGACTTGGGTACAAAAATTAGAATTGTGAATAAAAAAAACAAAGGTAAAATTGAAATTCCTTATTCTTCTGCGGAGGATTTTGAACGAATTATACAATTAATTAAGAAATAA
- a CDS encoding ParA family protein, which yields MGKVIVIANQKGGVGKTTTSVNLSAYLGDLKKKVLLIDSDPQGNATSGFGIDKDRVDHSLYDVYINEIQLKDAIIETKYKNLWVCPSNVNLAGAEIELVAFEKREFLLHSALKQIKNEFDFILIDCPPSLGLLTLNAFAAAESVIIPIQCEYYALEGLGQLTNTISSLKQNINEQLEIEGILLTMFDKRTNLSALVYDEVKKFFPEKIFKTVIPRNVRLSEAPSFGEPILSYDKFSKGAFAYKALAKEVIKKNVQEA from the coding sequence ATGGGAAAAGTCATCGTAATTGCCAATCAGAAAGGCGGCGTGGGAAAAACAACAACTTCCGTCAATCTTAGCGCATATTTGGGCGATTTAAAGAAAAAAGTGCTGTTGATTGATAGTGATCCCCAGGGGAATGCTACCAGCGGCTTTGGAATTGACAAGGATCGTGTGGATCATTCGTTATATGATGTTTATATCAATGAAATTCAGTTGAAAGACGCAATTATAGAAACAAAATATAAAAATTTGTGGGTTTGCCCGTCTAATGTGAATCTTGCAGGTGCCGAAATTGAACTGGTTGCTTTTGAAAAGCGGGAATTTTTGCTTCATAGCGCCTTGAAACAAATTAAAAATGAGTTTGATTTTATTTTGATTGACTGCCCTCCTTCTTTAGGACTTTTAACGTTAAATGCGTTTGCCGCGGCAGAAAGTGTGATAATTCCCATTCAATGTGAATATTATGCGTTAGAGGGGCTTGGCCAGCTGACAAACACAATATCTTCTTTAAAGCAGAATATTAATGAGCAGCTTGAAATTGAAGGAATTTTGCTGACCATGTTTGACAAGCGCACAAATTTATCTGCTTTGGTATATGATGAGGTAAAAAAATTCTTTCCGGAAAAGATTTTTAAAACCGTAATACCGAGAAATGTGCGGCTGAGTGAAGCGCCAAGCTTTGGGGAACCAATTTTATCGTATGATAAGTTTTCAAAAGGGGCGTTTGCATATAAAGCGCTGGCAAAGGAAGTAATTAAGAAAAATGTGCAGGAGGCATAA
- the greA gene encoding transcription elongation factor GreA, whose protein sequence is MKMDKEIVLTYNRLKELEAELEYLKTEKRKEVSEKIKVARGFGDLSENAEYDEAKKEQGEVEVKIVSLEKMLKNAKVIDEDEIDTSKVAVGTKVKIYDMDFEEEVSYEIVGSTEASPDQNKISDESPLGRALIGAKPEEVVTVESPNGEYQVKILEISK, encoded by the coding sequence ATGAAAATGGATAAAGAGATTGTACTTACCTATAATAGACTGAAAGAGCTTGAGGCAGAGCTTGAATATTTAAAAACAGAAAAAAGAAAAGAAGTTTCAGAAAAAATTAAAGTGGCAAGAGGCTTTGGAGACCTTTCTGAAAATGCGGAATATGATGAAGCAAAAAAAGAACAGGGCGAAGTGGAAGTTAAAATTGTGAGCCTTGAAAAAATGCTGAAAAATGCAAAGGTGATTGACGAGGACGAAATTGACACCAGCAAGGTTGCCGTCGGAACAAAGGTCAAGATTTATGATATGGATTTTGAAGAAGAAGTTTCTTATGAAATTGTGGGATCTACCGAAGCGTCGCCGGACCAGAACAAAATATCTGATGAATCTCCTCTGGGAAGGGCTTTAATCGGTGCGAAACCGGAAGAAGTGGTAACGGTGGAATCTCCCAACGGCGAATATCAGGTTAAAATTTTAGAAATTTCTAAATAA
- a CDS encoding toprim domain-containing protein, producing the protein MITVKETIVVEGAYDKIKLNSIVNANVLVTGGFCIFKNKEMQRLMKRLAQKDGIVVLTDSDRAGFLIRNFIKSCTAGETVYHAFIPELKGKEKRKTEPGKEGLLGVEGMEADVIIGALQRSGATLFGETKLDCKNEITKLDLYRAGFYGKENSKLKREEFLKQNGLPTKISANMLVDVLNLLFHKEDLELF; encoded by the coding sequence ATGATTACTGTAAAAGAAACCATTGTTGTTGAAGGCGCTTATGACAAAATAAAACTCAATTCTATTGTGAACGCAAATGTGTTGGTGACCGGCGGATTTTGTATTTTTAAAAATAAGGAAATGCAGCGTTTGATGAAACGGCTTGCACAGAAAGACGGTATTGTAGTGCTTACGGATTCTGACAGGGCAGGCTTTTTAATCCGCAATTTTATCAAGAGCTGTACAGCCGGTGAAACGGTTTATCATGCGTTTATACCGGAATTAAAAGGGAAAGAAAAGAGAAAAACAGAGCCTGGAAAGGAAGGGCTTTTGGGCGTTGAAGGAATGGAAGCAGACGTTATTATCGGTGCTTTGCAGCGCTCGGGCGCTACCCTTTTTGGGGAAACCAAATTAGATTGTAAAAATGAAATTACAAAGCTGGACCTTTACCGGGCCGGCTTTTATGGAAAAGAAAACAGCAAATTGAAGCGGGAAGAATTTTTAAAGCAAAACGGCCTTCCAACAAAAATATCGGCAAATATGCTGGTTGATGTGTTAAATTTGCTGTTTCACAAAGAAGATTTAGAATTATTTTAA